In Pedobacter heparinus DSM 2366, the following are encoded in one genomic region:
- a CDS encoding urocanate hydratase — MDFKAQILQGIPRALPKKKVYDTQVNHAPKKKAILTKEEKKLALRNALRYFPEGWHAELATEFLAELETYGRIYMYRFRPDYEMYARPVQEYPFQSLHAACIQLMIQNNLDPSIAQHPHELITYGGNGSVFQNWAQYLITMQYLAGMTDGQTLNIYSGHPQGLFPSSPAAPRVVVTNGMMIPNYSSADDLEKYNALGVTQYGQMTAGSYMYIGPQGIVHGTTITLMNAFRRKLGMSESPAGRVFLTAGLGGMSGAQPKAGNITGCITVCAEINPEAARKRHQQGWVDELIFNLDALLQRVKAAKEIKETVSLAYIGNVVDVWEGFDAAGVLVEIGSDQTSLHNPWSGGYYPAGLTYAEANQMMAEAPALFKEKVEASLIRHAAAVNRHVNKGTYFFDYGNAFLLECSRAGADVMADDGVDFKYTSYVEDILGPMCFDYGFGPFRWVCTSGDPEDLVTTDVIAMEVLQEIRTEAPVEIQQQLQDNITWIREAGANKLVVGSQARILYADAEGRAKIAAAFNTAVQEGRLKAPIVLGRDHHDVSGTDSPFRETSNIYDGSRFTADMAIQNVIGDSFRGATWVSVHNGGGVGWGEVINGGFGMVLDGTATAAEKLKSMLFFDVNNGIARRSWARNKEARFAIEREMGRTPDLNITLPNLVDDNLLDALV, encoded by the coding sequence ATGGACTTTAAAGCACAGATCTTACAGGGGATACCAAGGGCACTGCCTAAAAAAAAGGTTTATGATACGCAGGTAAACCACGCGCCTAAAAAAAAGGCCATTTTAACGAAGGAAGAAAAAAAACTTGCTTTACGCAATGCGCTGCGTTATTTCCCGGAAGGCTGGCATGCTGAACTGGCCACTGAGTTTTTAGCAGAACTGGAAACCTACGGACGCATTTATATGTACCGTTTCAGGCCGGATTATGAGATGTATGCCCGGCCAGTACAGGAGTATCCTTTTCAAAGTTTGCATGCTGCCTGTATACAGCTGATGATCCAGAATAATCTTGACCCGTCAATTGCCCAGCATCCGCATGAACTGATCACTTATGGTGGAAATGGCAGTGTTTTTCAAAACTGGGCGCAATACCTGATCACGATGCAATACCTGGCCGGAATGACAGATGGCCAAACCTTAAATATCTATAGCGGTCATCCACAGGGCTTGTTTCCTTCTTCGCCGGCAGCACCACGTGTAGTGGTCACAAATGGCATGATGATCCCGAATTATTCTTCGGCAGACGACCTGGAAAAATACAATGCTTTAGGGGTAACCCAATATGGGCAGATGACGGCTGGTTCGTATATGTATATTGGTCCTCAGGGGATTGTGCATGGTACTACAATTACACTGATGAATGCTTTCAGGAGAAAACTGGGGATGTCAGAAAGCCCGGCAGGCCGGGTTTTTCTTACCGCAGGTTTAGGGGGCATGAGCGGCGCACAACCTAAGGCAGGAAATATCACAGGTTGTATTACAGTATGTGCTGAAATTAATCCTGAAGCGGCAAGAAAAAGGCATCAGCAAGGCTGGGTAGATGAGCTCATTTTCAATTTAGATGCTTTATTGCAAAGGGTAAAAGCAGCAAAGGAAATAAAAGAAACAGTATCGCTGGCTTATATTGGAAATGTGGTAGATGTTTGGGAAGGTTTTGATGCCGCAGGTGTTCTGGTAGAGATCGGATCGGACCAGACTTCGCTCCATAACCCATGGTCTGGCGGCTACTATCCTGCAGGGCTTACTTATGCGGAAGCGAACCAGATGATGGCCGAAGCGCCTGCTCTTTTTAAAGAAAAGGTAGAGGCTTCATTGATCAGGCATGCTGCAGCCGTGAACCGGCATGTAAATAAGGGTACATATTTCTTTGACTATGGGAATGCCTTCCTGCTGGAATGCAGCAGGGCAGGAGCGGATGTAATGGCTGATGATGGCGTAGATTTTAAATATACTTCATATGTAGAAGATATTTTGGGGCCGATGTGTTTTGATTATGGTTTTGGCCCCTTCAGATGGGTGTGTACTTCGGGTGACCCTGAGGATCTGGTAACAACGGACGTGATTGCCATGGAGGTTTTGCAGGAGATCAGGACAGAAGCCCCTGTTGAAATACAGCAGCAGCTGCAGGACAATATAACCTGGATCAGGGAAGCCGGGGCCAACAAGCTGGTGGTGGGTTCCCAGGCCAGGATTTTGTACGCAGATGCTGAAGGCAGGGCCAAAATAGCAGCGGCGTTTAATACCGCTGTTCAGGAAGGCAGGTTAAAAGCACCCATTGTTCTGGGCCGTGATCATCACGACGTGAGCGGCACAGATTCTCCTTTCAGGGAAACGAGTAACATTTACGATGGCAGTCGTTTTACAGCCGATATGGCTATTCAGAACGTTATTGGTGATAGTTTCAGGGGCGCAACCTGGGTGTCGGTCCATAATGGTGGTGGTGTAGGCTGGGGTGAAGTGATTAACGGAGGCTTTGGAATGGTACTGGATGGTACCGCTACAGCTGCTGAAAAACTGAAAAGTATGCTCTTTTTTGATGTAAACAATGGCATAGCAAGACGAAGCTGGGCA